Proteins from a genomic interval of Collinsella sp. zg1085:
- the nth gene encoding endonuclease III: MPRETNAAKRERAIEFCHRMNERYGPVECFLDYTTPFRLVISVLLSAQTTDAQVNKVTPELFRRWPEPEMLASASVSEVAEVINSLGFYKTKAKHAVQTAQMIMADFGGKVPQTMAELTRLPGVGRKTANIVLNVSFGIVEGIAVDTHVHRIAHRLKLSPKTHENEPLKTEQDLLKVLPHEYWESVNHQWISFGREICQARTPHCDKCPATDICPSVRMS; the protein is encoded by the coding sequence ATGCCACGGGAGACAAATGCTGCAAAACGTGAGCGGGCAATTGAGTTTTGCCATCGCATGAATGAGCGCTATGGCCCAGTTGAGTGCTTCTTAGATTATACAACACCGTTTAGGCTGGTTATTTCGGTGCTTCTGTCGGCGCAGACAACTGATGCACAGGTTAATAAAGTAACTCCTGAGCTCTTTCGCCGCTGGCCTGAACCAGAGATGTTGGCTTCGGCATCGGTTTCAGAGGTAGCTGAGGTTATAAACTCGTTAGGCTTTTATAAAACAAAGGCCAAGCATGCTGTTCAGACAGCGCAGATGATTATGGCCGATTTTGGCGGCAAGGTTCCACAGACAATGGCGGAGCTTACGCGCTTACCTGGTGTGGGGCGCAAGACCGCAAATATCGTGCTCAACGTAAGCTTTGGTATTGTTGAGGGCATAGCGGTTGATACACATGTGCATCGCATTGCTCACCGACTTAAGCTCTCTCCCAAAACGCATGAAAACGAGCCGCTTAAAACCGAGCAGGACTTGCTTAAGGTTTTGCCTCATGAGTATTGGGAGAGCGTCAACCACCAATGGATTAGTTTTGGGCGCGAAATCTGCCAGGCGCGCACGCCACATTGTGACAAATGTCCGGCTACTGATATATGCCCAAGTGTTCGCATGAGCTAG
- a CDS encoding CdaR family transcriptional regulator has product MKLRTVVNELMCKSTSVGREHLLDVDILLTPESRASMPSNTYLLRPCTYNDYISGKVTAARDEIVLAHSAEEIPTDTCPVGNVVAVTYEGSFHDFCRAFLELPPKLAVCELMRERIFETFLASYDLAHFVKGLNSVLQNPIIVANTELRVLASAGEFPTGESIDAAEIRGVLKSGYISEAVSRAFELDNVNHNIRLAKHSLLSTSSIHHNVWASAIIYSHNLELGRLDVLAYKHPISGFELELIDFASSLLGIMLDRLGAGGERAQAGSSLLADLLAGTFTDETSLYQQTSLLGIKRDMCYCLICVKGSIDADRPHYNKLGKIAARTVKGLLWSAQDDMLAILYPTGVNTATGFDAYHRTKRVLSAHKHFKSFIEHNQVRAFVSEPIENLLSVSARLAQCRALIASARDSWPPMVYFWEKRYAALAGAIGDIDHRDMLVDQRVLAMNRYDQEHGTNYFETMMASIRYPGSPQEAAESLSIHRNTYFYRVNKVRELFYLDYKNGDDRLALSFSAQVLEGMKLYRERL; this is encoded by the coding sequence ATGAAACTTCGTACTGTTGTCAACGAGCTTATGTGCAAGAGTACAAGTGTAGGACGGGAACATCTTTTAGACGTAGACATTCTTCTTACGCCTGAAAGCCGTGCGTCAATGCCAAGCAATACCTATCTACTGCGTCCCTGTACGTATAACGACTATATTTCTGGAAAAGTTACCGCTGCTCGTGATGAAATTGTTCTTGCTCATAGCGCTGAGGAAATACCAACCGATACATGTCCGGTAGGAAATGTTGTTGCGGTTACGTATGAGGGTTCGTTTCATGATTTTTGCCGTGCGTTTTTAGAGTTACCACCTAAGCTCGCGGTTTGTGAGTTAATGCGCGAGCGAATCTTTGAGACGTTTCTGGCATCTTATGATTTGGCTCACTTTGTAAAAGGTCTCAACAGTGTTTTGCAAAACCCCATTATTGTGGCAAATACTGAGCTTCGTGTTCTTGCAAGTGCTGGGGAGTTTCCTACCGGGGAGTCTATAGATGCGGCAGAAATTCGGGGGGTGCTCAAAAGCGGCTATATCAGCGAGGCGGTTAGTCGCGCTTTTGAACTTGATAATGTAAATCATAATATACGTTTGGCTAAACATTCGCTGCTCAGCACGTCGAGCATACATCACAATGTTTGGGCGTCAGCCATCATATATAGCCATAACTTAGAGCTTGGGCGCCTTGACGTGCTCGCATATAAACACCCTATTTCGGGTTTTGAACTTGAGCTTATTGATTTTGCAAGCAGCTTATTGGGCATCATGTTAGACCGGCTGGGTGCAGGCGGTGAGCGGGCGCAGGCTGGTTCAAGTTTATTAGCCGACCTTTTAGCGGGCACGTTTACCGATGAGACAAGTTTGTACCAGCAGACCTCGCTCTTAGGGATTAAGCGCGATATGTGTTATTGCCTGATTTGCGTAAAGGGCTCTATTGATGCTGACCGTCCGCACTATAACAAGCTGGGAAAAATTGCAGCTCGCACGGTTAAAGGACTTTTGTGGAGCGCACAAGATGATATGTTGGCCATTTTGTATCCTACGGGTGTAAATACCGCAACAGGCTTTGACGCTTATCACAGAACAAAACGTGTATTGTCTGCGCATAAGCATTTTAAGTCGTTTATTGAGCATAACCAAGTGAGAGCATTTGTAAGCGAGCCCATTGAGAATCTGCTTAGTGTGTCGGCTCGGCTGGCACAGTGCCGTGCGCTGATTGCGTCAGCGCGTGATTCTTGGCCACCAATGGTGTACTTTTGGGAAAAACGCTACGCAGCACTTGCTGGAGCAATTGGTGATATTGACCATCGAGATATGCTCGTTGACCAGCGCGTACTCGCTATGAATCGCTACGACCAGGAGCACGGAACCAACTATTTTGAGACCATGATGGCAAGCATTCGCTACCCCGGTTCGCCGCAGGAGGCTGCTGAGAGTCTATCTATTCATCGCAATACGTATTTTTATCGGGTTAATAAGGTTCGCGAACTGTTTTATCTCGACTATAAAAATGGCGATGACCGGCTTGCTCTTTCGTTTAGTGCACAGGTGCTTGAAGGCATGAAACTCTATAGAGAAAGACTGTAG
- a CDS encoding ATP-binding protein, whose protein sequence is MERFLMNKLIAWKNKPNRKPLILNGARQVGKTWLLKEFGKEQFENVAYVNLDNNPRIGEQFELGYDIPRIISAIQFETGQVISEDSTLIILDEIQAHPKALTSLKYFYENAPKYAVAAAGSLLGITIHEGSGYPVGKVDTLDLYPLHFREFLVATGNRALCDLIESDETDLINSFSSKLVPLLRQYYYVGGMPEAVNAFLTRGLLEETREVQLEILRGYERDISKHLGRTETEYALATLKSIPAHLGRENKKFVFSHIAKGARARNYRSGITWLTQAGIATLVHKISKPSIPLAPYTDDASFKLFLVDVGLLGAMAQLDKETVIGGNSIFKEFKGSLTEQFVCQQLVSDCGLTPYYWSAENSIGEIDFLVQKTNSIFAIEVKAEENLRSKSLRAFKNAHLEVEAVRFSLSGYREQDWMKNIPLYAMTNMGLWS, encoded by the coding sequence ATGGAACGATTCCTCATGAACAAACTTATTGCTTGGAAGAACAAACCCAACCGAAAACCACTCATCCTCAACGGAGCTCGCCAAGTTGGCAAGACATGGTTGCTCAAGGAATTTGGTAAAGAGCAGTTTGAAAACGTCGCGTATGTAAACCTAGACAATAATCCTAGGATAGGCGAACAGTTCGAGCTGGGCTACGACATCCCTCGTATCATTTCTGCCATACAGTTTGAAACGGGGCAGGTCATCTCAGAGGATAGCACCCTCATCATCCTTGATGAAATTCAAGCACACCCAAAGGCACTCACCAGTCTCAAATACTTCTACGAGAACGCACCTAAATACGCAGTTGCCGCCGCAGGTTCTTTACTAGGAATTACAATCCATGAAGGAAGTGGATACCCCGTTGGAAAGGTTGACACACTTGACCTCTACCCTCTCCACTTCCGCGAGTTTCTCGTCGCAACAGGCAATCGGGCGCTCTGCGACCTCATTGAGTCGGATGAAACCGACCTCATAAATAGTTTCTCCAGCAAGCTTGTTCCGCTCCTTCGCCAGTACTACTACGTAGGAGGTATGCCTGAGGCAGTAAACGCTTTCTTGACCCGAGGTCTTTTAGAGGAAACGCGCGAGGTTCAATTAGAAATACTCAGAGGTTACGAACGCGATATTTCAAAACATCTAGGTAGAACTGAAACTGAATACGCGCTTGCAACATTAAAATCAATTCCGGCACATCTGGGTCGAGAGAATAAGAAGTTTGTGTTTAGCCATATTGCGAAAGGAGCACGTGCGAGAAACTACCGGTCTGGCATCACGTGGCTCACCCAAGCAGGAATTGCGACGCTCGTGCACAAAATTTCTAAGCCCTCCATTCCACTCGCCCCCTATACCGACGATGCATCATTCAAACTTTTTCTAGTTGATGTCGGTCTACTTGGAGCAATGGCACAGCTTGATAAAGAAACAGTCATCGGAGGTAATAGTATCTTCAAAGAGTTCAAGGGTTCCCTCACCGAGCAGTTCGTCTGCCAGCAGCTTGTATCTGATTGTGGTCTCACTCCCTACTACTGGTCTGCAGAAAACTCTATAGGCGAAATAGACTTTCTTGTTCAAAAAACAAACAGCATATTCGCCATTGAGGTAAAAGCAGAAGAGAACCTGCGGTCAAAAAGCCTCCGGGCTTTTAAGAATGCTCATCTGGAGGTAGAAGCTGTGCGATTCAGCCTGTCAGGCTACCGCGAACAAGACTGGATGAAAAACATCCCACTATATGCAATGACAAACATGGGGCTATGGAGCTAG
- a CDS encoding flavodoxin family protein, producing the protein MTKIVGVSFGTKNGNNDAFCKEALIAAQEAGCEVEFIRAQDLTIKHCTGCITCVKMLMSGRGNMCIHKDDFDWLAMEMFRADGVLMVDPIFEKGASGLFHTIMDRFGPRMDTGNNYICADIAQKNIAEGKPGKMPDPAIMSPKVVSYIAIGGSDWGTHVESDHQIQAMTPSWKVIDNEWFSWAKTALMEDEMVARAHQIGVNLAEAAKDIEHAEYKGDEGICPHCHAKDFYIKPGTARAICTVCGLEGELSIVDGAAKVTYSDDEWHKAHDIASGKQIHGMDIAQNEGRLAELKKTDAYKERIKYYKEAIQPTQPEQVA; encoded by the coding sequence ATGACAAAGATTGTAGGCGTAAGTTTTGGCACAAAAAACGGCAATAACGATGCATTTTGTAAAGAGGCATTGATTGCTGCCCAGGAGGCTGGCTGCGAGGTTGAGTTTATTCGTGCGCAAGACCTTACCATTAAGCACTGCACCGGCTGCATTACCTGCGTCAAAATGCTCATGAGCGGACGCGGAAACATGTGCATTCATAAGGATGATTTTGACTGGCTGGCAATGGAGATGTTCCGCGCAGACGGTGTGTTGATGGTTGACCCCATTTTTGAGAAGGGTGCAAGCGGTTTGTTCCACACCATTATGGACCGCTTTGGGCCTCGTATGGACACCGGAAACAACTACATCTGCGCTGATATTGCCCAGAAAAATATTGCTGAGGGCAAGCCGGGTAAGATGCCTGACCCAGCAATTATGAGCCCTAAGGTTGTAAGCTACATTGCAATTGGCGGCAGCGATTGGGGCACACACGTTGAGTCTGACCACCAAATTCAGGCTATGACTCCGAGCTGGAAAGTTATTGATAACGAGTGGTTCTCTTGGGCAAAGACTGCTCTCATGGAAGACGAGATGGTGGCACGCGCTCATCAAATTGGCGTTAACCTTGCTGAGGCCGCTAAAGACATTGAGCACGCAGAATATAAGGGTGATGAGGGAATTTGCCCGCATTGCCATGCTAAGGATTTCTATATTAAGCCGGGTACTGCCCGCGCCATTTGTACGGTCTGCGGTCTTGAGGGTGAGCTGTCTATTGTCGATGGCGCTGCTAAGGTGACGTATTCTGATGATGAGTGGCATAAAGCTCATGACATTGCTTCAGGCAAGCAGATTCACGGTATGGACATCGCTCAGAACGAAGGTCGTCTGGCCGAGCTTAAAAAGACCGATGCCTATAAAGAGCGCATTAAATATTACAAAGAGGCAATTCAGCCTACGCAGCCTGAGCAGGTTGCATAA